From the Planktothrix tepida PCC 9214 genome, one window contains:
- a CDS encoding cadmium resistance transporter — MNLVWTAIATGITSFIATNIDDIVILMLFFSQLNRQFTVQHIIGGQYLGFTCLVIASLVGFMGGLILPKTVIGLLGFLPIAIGIKELFQGEKEEEEIQGVAFDSLTAESRSAWKRSLGKVLNTPLFNVAAVTVANGGDNIGIYIPLFANSNGLSLGIILIVFYILIGVWCAIAYFLTRHPMLARFLTQYGEKITPYILIALGIFILIESESYHLLPKF, encoded by the coding sequence ATGAATTTAGTCTGGACTGCAATTGCTACAGGAATCACCAGTTTTATTGCCACCAATATTGATGATATTGTCATTTTAATGTTATTTTTCTCTCAACTGAATCGTCAGTTTACGGTTCAACATATTATTGGGGGTCAATATCTGGGATTTACCTGTTTAGTAATAGCGAGTTTAGTCGGATTTATGGGAGGTTTAATTCTTCCTAAAACCGTGATTGGATTACTGGGATTCCTCCCAATTGCTATTGGCATTAAAGAGTTATTTCAAGGGGAAAAAGAGGAAGAGGAAATTCAAGGAGTAGCTTTTGATTCTTTAACCGCAGAGTCTCGATCTGCTTGGAAACGTTCTCTGGGAAAGGTTTTAAATACACCTTTATTTAATGTCGCTGCGGTAACTGTTGCCAATGGGGGTGATAATATTGGGATTTATATTCCCTTATTTGCGAATTCTAATGGGTTGAGTTTAGGAATTATTCTGATTGTTTTTTATATCTTAATTGGGGTTTGGTGTGCGATCGCTTATTTCTTAACTCGTCATCCTATGTTAGCTCGATTTTTAACTCAATACGGCGAAAAAATAACCCCCTATATTTTAATTGCATTAGGAATTTTTATTTTAATAGAAAGTGAAAGTTACCATCTCCTACCTAAGTTCTAA
- a CDS encoding LamG-like jellyroll fold domain-containing protein: MYLSKQNLQHLNTVTHEGKVVVFATDADGKISYTVKQDGFEDSYLNTPADQRTGWENWQYLEFPNEADDQSVINQETAKLTHQKDTSNFILRSRYKTQTESAVAPVQGISALGHVYIFRQSKSNTLLIDRFVLDGMTNNLNRKLEVRFKRSKQKHTPTKNMNKGSNGLVNIDSLDFRDANGNFFYEPTTELCLINNLYKGWFSIVLVPTIENDVYRWHIFAYNSQTQKVELTTIRASGEGLFDVQDYTIFEEENETLVPRRIPGIIKRTLDIKGVAVTNGLSATKYDLQQAQQTQSGEEQLLKTATKLMLAVPTDKGTAAFSFGIAGDGTLAEIDDTPDSTIIRSRQREVLLPLNTLDEIKSFADITPPPTASITGFAEGTDEEEIEDLVKISTDGKAAELANGDLVKITGTSDYQGLYRTQKVDNNTFDIDLPSGSELGSWEKEDSEEGGLIFDGMITAYQKTANGKLRVTCPNHGLENGDEVQITGTEDYNNTYPVQKIDDTHFVIERKWAMGEAINIKRLAQKRRGIEFDGHQDYIEIPNDVLTVPSDNKDFGATCSAWINCSVLERTEQLIVGQKDASMKLIINQKGQVAFQALIDGSLQEVVDPNPLPLNQWVHYAGVVDSNKKTRQTTLMLCKNGVEVIPQVFQHNVTVLEPQQELQARDKKANANFGNSVAISGDTAIVGAPKEDSGTGSSYIFQREADGTWTQKPKLHVNYNLQSDNYNGWSDYFGRAVAISGDTAIVGARVTLLSEKETGSAYIFQREADGTWTKVDQLQASDKQAYAAFGNSVAISGDTAIVGAPKEDTGIGSAYIFQRKAGSDKWTQKAQLQASDKLDSDFFGNSVAISGDIAIVGAPKEDKGTGSVYIFQRGADGTWTQKAKFQASDKQADANFGNSVAISGDIAIVGAPKEDKGTGSVYIFQRGADGTWTQKAKFQASDKQADANFGNSVAISGDTAIVGAYYQDTDSKQDAGSAYIFQREADGTWTQKAKLQASNKQAKAKFGNSVAISEDTAIVGACYQDTDSKQQDAGSAYIFTVPTENQFKSSIGDSFIGKISDVQIWNIARTAEDIKNNMYLQLTGQEVGLVGYWRLGAISEGQVIDFSVNGNNGTVYGDVYVSAQQLGRKLTGKTDAVKYSNPELFAVSERATYEESFEFKVKHDSKLVVVDLNYLKNADGQGQIFTFSYWGKRSRNAEEEISINGEQNEFKASDGGWYKASCNVTIPEGVSLLRSFEIKDIKGDWTSLEIRKHRIRLLSDSITEAKYTDSVTLKTLADRQATLSTKLGELEPLEKEEADKLKRKREIEELLKPGNKSLQKQTDLIEKLKKEEENAKNKYNQEFINPVNYWLEIKNNVDISWVLGLDGDKWAIVEASSKKPTQWWQLEPTSTENIFKLKNKQYNDYLDVYLKRDNYSYGGVGDGPNYPKKGFEEWKLDLSSKTTKLENTKSQSEYKFLTIFSIGNIVKLSTINTSYNSVLLSTESQCAYWQLERVEPLNNVISDCEKNWKDKTKELEDAKSKLKDLQLDKDALNKELGEIKKQLDQEIEPQLTTKNREILGIAQPKPQTLSPIKKVKGLVTQGAILGFVKPASRLNAIETCEGNVQLSYFDIEGRMRQINYDVTADSNNSTVEQWLPDARRVCLKLIESNSVVLLKDENNQSKPLRLIGDWTIEAWFFYPFPLQETTEWNTLTKGEKSGHHIRVKDGKQLGIYLENLPEGLADRFYDSGYNLELLTTGWHHLTAVGRGDTTLFYIDGKKVGDVKAKVLGEAKAALADISKGTQDYKNAEQKVKDIEKAVLKVTSDVYYIGNSVQGEQFGKLAEIRIWGIALSEEEIAVNSQTLLTGNEPGLLAYYPMNETTDTKVLDHTGNGYNGTVSRADCWWSCTAPIGKLESKADTLESQPDALVCSEYSTVTIDPITKRKQAIMRCFLGYPTQDGVTLLSDKRIEQLELKWIGNAQFAPTLLGYIEGAPPVPSENLTLSDDYNGATSVELTMSEDVAFSWKRTQDSGLGSTTETFIGAGETMSFLTAPMGMGTSIDTSFKAGFKGNFEFSYQFQNESSITSSSSLSMTDKLELRGTPEETPKFSHLGTRFIPKNIGYALVVSAIADVFVTRLARSGKMVGYQVQPVDGIPPDVNTITFLMNPAYTMNGSLDGMTGSSATTDRFFKHVPEMRSQYGSLYPASYYRLQEAYDLKRQIEAEDKRRESYFSNFDVRLVDETSLARNIDSGDVPTMPGLQREEDKPSTQMTDEENKQAQEDKFQQFQVDTLAASENTNAAAKAKQAEIESQIKDQEKRMQATESFEGWQKRMEDIQIRAGKRNIVNTYVWDADGGLRTEQQSFANTVEHTIGGSYTMNAKLGVDSSFKVGADVELTAQATVNLTQTMNKTEARSKGFELNVDLSGLEYKGVTDYNDRPILPGEKVDRYRFMSFYLEGSTNHFQDFFNYVVDPEWLQSNDEEARALRQAQAGKPNKAWRVLHRVTYVERPALMGFGRDVRKLRAAAAITENQQILDKIAKLEDANRKLEEKLDKILNYLQQPK; the protein is encoded by the coding sequence ATGTACCTTTCAAAACAAAACCTCCAACACCTCAATACCGTTACCCATGAAGGTAAAGTTGTTGTATTTGCCACCGATGCCGACGGTAAAATTTCCTATACTGTTAAACAAGATGGGTTTGAGGATAGCTATCTCAACACCCCCGCAGACCAAAGAACAGGTTGGGAAAACTGGCAATATTTGGAATTCCCCAATGAAGCAGATGACCAGTCCGTCATTAATCAAGAAACAGCGAAACTCACCCACCAGAAAGACACCAGCAATTTTATTCTCAGGTCACGCTACAAAACTCAAACTGAATCTGCTGTCGCCCCTGTTCAAGGGATTTCTGCCCTGGGACACGTCTACATTTTCCGCCAGTCCAAGTCTAATACTCTGTTAATAGACCGTTTTGTGTTAGATGGGATGACCAATAATCTAAACCGCAAGTTAGAAGTTCGGTTTAAGCGCAGTAAGCAGAAGCATACACCTACGAAAAATATGAACAAGGGGTCTAATGGACTCGTTAATATTGATTCCTTGGACTTCCGTGATGCTAACGGTAACTTTTTCTACGAACCCACCACAGAATTATGTTTAATTAATAACCTGTACAAAGGCTGGTTTTCTATCGTATTAGTTCCCACGATTGAAAACGATGTTTATCGCTGGCATATTTTTGCCTATAATAGTCAAACTCAGAAAGTCGAATTAACCACCATTCGGGCTTCTGGAGAAGGGCTATTTGATGTTCAAGATTATACCATTTTTGAAGAAGAAAATGAGACTCTAGTTCCTCGCCGAATCCCAGGAATTATTAAACGAACTTTAGATATTAAGGGTGTAGCTGTTACCAACGGTTTATCAGCCACTAAATACGATTTACAACAGGCCCAGCAAACCCAATCTGGGGAAGAACAACTGTTGAAAACCGCAACGAAATTAATGTTAGCAGTTCCCACCGATAAAGGGACAGCAGCCTTCAGTTTTGGCATTGCTGGCGATGGCACCCTAGCAGAAATTGATGATACACCCGATAGCACGATTATTCGCAGTCGTCAGCGAGAAGTATTATTACCGTTAAACACTTTAGATGAAATCAAATCCTTTGCTGACATAACACCCCCTCCCACAGCAAGTATTACGGGGTTTGCAGAAGGAACCGACGAAGAAGAAATCGAAGATTTAGTCAAAATATCGACTGATGGCAAAGCCGCAGAATTAGCCAATGGCGACCTCGTAAAAATTACAGGAACCAGTGATTATCAAGGTTTATATCGCACCCAAAAAGTCGATAATAATACCTTTGATATTGACTTGCCATCGGGGAGCGAACTCGGTTCTTGGGAAAAAGAAGACTCAGAAGAAGGTGGTTTAATTTTTGATGGCATGATTACGGCTTATCAAAAAACTGCCAATGGTAAATTACGAGTCACCTGTCCCAATCATGGTTTAGAAAATGGCGATGAAGTCCAAATTACGGGTACAGAAGACTACAACAACACCTATCCCGTACAGAAAATTGATGATACCCATTTTGTGATTGAACGCAAGTGGGCAATGGGGGAAGCAATTAATATAAAACGGTTAGCTCAGAAGCGACGCGGGATAGAGTTTGATGGTCATCAGGACTACATTGAAATTCCTAATGATGTCTTAACAGTACCCTCCGACAACAAAGACTTTGGGGCAACCTGTTCGGCATGGATTAACTGCTCTGTGTTAGAAAGAACAGAGCAGTTAATTGTGGGTCAAAAAGACGCTTCTATGAAGCTGATCATCAACCAAAAGGGCCAAGTTGCTTTCCAAGCCTTAATTGACGGTTCTTTGCAGGAGGTAGTAGACCCTAATCCTTTACCACTAAATCAATGGGTTCATTATGCAGGGGTAGTTGACAGTAATAAAAAAACTCGGCAAACCACGCTAATGCTGTGCAAAAACGGTGTAGAGGTAATCCCACAAGTTTTCCAGCACAATGTCACTGTTCTAGAACCACAACAAGAACTCCAAGCCCGCGACAAGAAAGCTAATGCTAACTTCGGCAACTCCGTCGCCATCAGTGGAGATACAGCTATTGTCGGTGCTCCTAAAGAAGATAGTGGCACAGGCAGCTCCTATATCTTCCAACGCGAGGCAGACGGCACATGGACACAGAAGCCCAAACTCCATGTCAACTACAACCTACAAAGCGACAACTACAACGGATGGAGCGACTACTTCGGCAGAGCCGTCGCTATCAGCGGTGATACAGCTATTGTTGGTGCTAGAGTTACTCTCTTAAGCGAGAAGGAGACAGGCAGTGCCTACATCTTCCAACGGGAGGCTGACGGTACATGGACAAAGGTTGACCAACTCCAAGCCAGCGACAAGCAAGCTTACGCCGCCTTCGGCAACTCTGTCGCCATCAGTGGAGATACGGCTATTGTCGGTGCTCCTAAAGAAGATACTGGCATAGGCAGTGCCTATATCTTCCAACGCAAGGCAGGCAGCGACAAATGGACACAGAAAGCCCAACTTCAAGCCAGCGACAAGCTAGATAGCGACTTCTTCGGCAACTCTGTCGCCATCAGTGGAGATATAGCTATTGTCGGTGCTCCTAAAGAAGATAAGGGCACAGGCAGCGTCTATATCTTCCAACGCGGGGCAGACGGCACATGGACACAGAAGGCTAAATTCCAAGCCAGCGACAAGCAAGCTGACGCCAACTTCGGCAACTCTGTCGCCATCAGTGGAGATATAGCTATTGTCGGTGCTCCTAAAGAAGATAAGGGCACAGGCAGCGTCTATATCTTCCAACGCGGGGCAGACGGCACATGGACACAGAAGGCTAAATTCCAAGCCAGCGACAAGCAAGCTGACGCCAACTTCGGCAACTCCGTCGCTATCAGTGGAGATACAGCTATTGTCGGTGCTTATTATCAAGATACTGATTCTAAACAAGATGCAGGCAGCGCCTATATCTTCCAACGCGAGGCAGACGGCACATGGACACAGAAGGCCAAACTCCAAGCCAGCAACAAGCAAGCTAAGGCTAAGTTCGGCAACTCCGTCGCTATCAGTGAAGATACAGCTATTGTCGGTGCTTGTTATCAAGATACTGACTCTAAACAACAAGATGCAGGCAGCGCCTATATTTTTACTGTCCCAACAGAAAACCAATTCAAATCCAGTATCGGAGACTCCTTTATCGGCAAAATTAGCGATGTCCAAATCTGGAATATAGCCCGCACAGCCGAAGACATCAAGAACAATATGTATCTACAACTGACTGGTCAAGAAGTCGGTTTAGTGGGTTACTGGCGTTTGGGGGCAATCAGCGAAGGCCAAGTTATTGACTTTTCAGTTAATGGTAACAATGGCACTGTCTATGGGGATGTCTATGTCAGTGCTCAACAACTGGGGCGCAAACTAACAGGGAAAACAGACGCAGTTAAATATAGCAATCCTGAGCTATTTGCTGTTAGTGAACGGGCTACTTATGAAGAAAGCTTTGAGTTTAAGGTGAAGCATGACTCAAAGCTAGTCGTAGTCGATCTTAACTATTTAAAGAATGCAGATGGTCAAGGCCAGATTTTTACCTTCTCTTATTGGGGTAAAAGAAGTCGGAATGCGGAAGAGGAAATAAGCATCAACGGTGAGCAAAATGAATTTAAAGCCTCGGATGGCGGTTGGTATAAAGCTTCTTGCAACGTTACCATTCCTGAAGGGGTGAGTCTATTACGTTCCTTTGAGATTAAGGATATCAAAGGTGACTGGACATCCCTCGAAATTCGTAAACATCGGATTCGCTTGTTGTCTGACAGTATTACCGAGGCTAAGTATACCGATAGCGTGACTTTGAAGACTTTGGCTGATCGTCAGGCAACACTATCTACAAAATTGGGCGAACTGGAACCATTAGAGAAGGAAGAAGCTGATAAGCTCAAGCGAAAACGAGAGATAGAGGAACTGCTGAAGCCAGGAAACAAGAGTCTTCAGAAACAAACTGATCTGATTGAAAAGCTAAAAAAAGAAGAGGAAAACGCAAAAAACAAATACAATCAGGAATTCATAAATCCTGTCAATTACTGGCTTGAGATTAAGAATAATGTAGACATAAGTTGGGTGTTAGGGCTTGATGGTGACAAGTGGGCTATTGTTGAGGCATCCAGTAAAAAGCCGACGCAATGGTGGCAACTAGAGCCTACTTCTACTGAGAATATTTTCAAACTCAAGAACAAACAATACAACGATTACTTAGATGTCTACCTCAAACGTGACAACTACTCTTATGGGGGTGTTGGAGACGGCCCAAATTACCCTAAAAAGGGGTTCGAGGAATGGAAACTGGATCTATCCTCTAAGACTACTAAATTGGAAAACACTAAGAGCCAGAGTGAGTACAAATTCTTGACGATATTCTCAATAGGTAACATTGTAAAGCTAAGCACGATTAACACTAGCTATAACAGTGTATTGCTAAGCACAGAATCGCAGTGTGCCTACTGGCAACTCGAAAGAGTAGAACCACTCAATAATGTAATCTCTGATTGTGAAAAAAACTGGAAAGATAAGACAAAAGAGCTCGAAGATGCCAAGTCAAAATTAAAAGATTTACAACTGGATAAAGACGCTCTCAACAAAGAGTTGGGGGAAATCAAAAAACAGCTTGACCAAGAAATTGAGCCTCAGTTAACAACGAAAAACCGAGAAATCCTTGGCATAGCCCAACCAAAGCCGCAAACTCTGTCCCCAATTAAGAAAGTCAAGGGATTGGTAACTCAAGGAGCTATCCTCGGCTTTGTGAAGCCTGCCAGCCGCTTGAACGCCATTGAAACTTGTGAAGGTAACGTGCAACTGAGCTACTTCGACATCGAAGGTCGGATGCGGCAAATAAACTATGATGTTACAGCCGATAGTAATAATTCCACCGTTGAACAGTGGCTTCCTGATGCTCGAAGAGTCTGCTTAAAGTTGATCGAGTCCAACAGCGTTGTTCTGTTAAAAGATGAGAACAATCAATCCAAACCTCTGCGTCTGATTGGAGACTGGACGATAGAAGCATGGTTCTTCTATCCTTTTCCACTTCAAGAAACAACAGAATGGAATACTTTAACCAAAGGGGAGAAGAGTGGACATCACATTCGGGTTAAAGATGGCAAACAGTTAGGGATTTATCTGGAAAATCTGCCCGAAGGACTGGCGGATCGTTTCTACGATAGTGGCTATAATCTGGAGTTATTAACCACAGGCTGGCATCATCTCACTGCTGTAGGTCGAGGTGATACAACCCTGTTTTATATTGATGGCAAGAAAGTTGGCGATGTTAAAGCCAAAGTGCTTGGAGAGGCAAAAGCTGCGCTGGCAGACATATCTAAGGGTACTCAAGACTACAAAAATGCCGAGCAAAAGGTTAAAGACATCGAGAAAGCAGTTCTGAAAGTCACCAGCGATGTTTACTACATTGGTAACAGTGTTCAAGGAGAGCAATTTGGGAAACTAGCAGAAATCCGCATTTGGGGAATCGCCTTAAGTGAAGAAGAAATTGCCGTCAACAGTCAAACTCTACTGACTGGCAACGAACCGGGATTACTGGCTTACTATCCCATGAATGAAACCACAGACACCAAAGTTCTCGACCATACAGGGAATGGCTATAATGGCACGGTATCTCGTGCAGACTGCTGGTGGAGTTGTACTGCGCCAATTGGCAAACTGGAAAGCAAAGCTGACACCCTAGAAAGCCAACCTGACGCCCTCGTATGCAGCGAGTACAGCACTGTTACCATCGACCCAATCACTAAGCGCAAACAAGCAATCATGCGGTGCTTCCTTGGCTATCCCACTCAAGATGGAGTAACATTACTATCCGACAAGCGCATTGAACAATTAGAACTGAAATGGATTGGTAACGCCCAGTTTGCCCCAACCTTGTTAGGTTACATCGAAGGCGCTCCCCCCGTACCCAGTGAAAACCTAACCTTATCAGACGATTATAACGGTGCGACTTCTGTAGAATTAACCATGTCTGAAGATGTGGCATTTAGCTGGAAACGGACACAAGATAGCGGGTTGGGTTCGACAACCGAGACATTCATTGGTGCGGGAGAAACAATGTCTTTTCTCACTGCACCTATGGGTATGGGAACTTCTATAGACACAAGTTTCAAGGCTGGTTTCAAAGGCAACTTTGAGTTCAGCTATCAATTCCAGAATGAGAGTAGCATCACCTCCAGTTCATCGTTAAGCATGACGGATAAGTTAGAACTGCGAGGAACCCCGGAAGAAACCCCTAAATTCTCCCATTTAGGCACACGATTTATTCCCAAAAATATTGGTTACGCTTTGGTCGTTTCTGCAATAGCAGATGTGTTTGTCACCCGACTGGCTCGCAGTGGCAAAATGGTCGGCTACCAAGTTCAACCTGTGGATGGTATTCCCCCGGATGTTAATACCATCACTTTTTTGATGAATCCAGCCTACACGATGAATGGTAGTTTGGATGGCATGACGGGCAGTAGTGCTACGACTGATCGCTTCTTCAAGCACGTTCCTGAAATGCGAAGTCAGTATGGTTCCCTATATCCTGCCAGTTATTATCGCCTGCAAGAAGCTTATGACCTCAAACGCCAGATTGAAGCCGAAGACAAGCGACGGGAATCTTACTTCTCTAACTTTGATGTGCGTTTAGTGGACGAAACTTCTTTAGCTCGGAATATCGATAGTGGTGATGTACCAACTATGCCTGGACTACAACGGGAAGAAGATAAACCCAGCACCCAAATGACTGACGAGGAAAACAAACAAGCCCAAGAGGATAAATTTCAACAATTTCAAGTAGATACTCTAGCTGCTTCCGAGAATACAAACGCTGCTGCCAAGGCTAAACAAGCCGAAATCGAAAGCCAAATTAAAGACCAAGAGAAACGAATGCAGGCTACTGAGAGTTTTGAGGGTTGGCAGAAACGGATGGAAGATATTCAAATTCGGGCTGGCAAGCGCAACATCGTCAACACCTACGTTTGGGATGCTGATGGTGGATTGCGAACAGAGCAACAAAGCTTTGCCAATACCGTAGAACATACCATTGGTGGCTCTTATACTATGAATGCCAAGTTAGGGGTTGACAGTTCATTCAAAGTGGGTGCTGATGTAGAACTAACGGCTCAAGCTACTGTCAATTTGACCCAAACCATGAACAAAACCGAAGCTCGGAGTAAGGGTTTTGAGTTGAATGTAGACCTAAGCGGTTTGGAATATAAAGGCGTCACTGATTACAACGATCGCCCCATTCTGCCTGGGGAAAAAGTTGATCGCTATCGGTTTATGAGTTTCTACCTGGAAGGGAGTACCAATCACTTCCAAGACTTCTTTAACTATGTGGTTGACCCCGAATGGTTACAAAGCAACGATGAAGAAGCACGGGCTTTGCGTCAGGCCCAAGCAGGTAAGCCCAATAAAGCATGGCGGGTGTTGCACCGCGTTACTTATGTGGAACGTCCAGCCTTGATGGGCTTTGGTCGAGATGTCCGTAAATTGCGGGCTGCCGCTGCGATTACAGAAAATCAACAAATACTGGATAAAATTGCCAAGTTGGAGGATGCTAACCGTAAATTAGAGGAGAAACTCGATAAAATTCTCAACTACCTACAACAGCCTAAATAG
- a CDS encoding Uma2 family endonuclease — protein sequence MVYSLPKPTSFSEFIQWKPDSKRYELHEGVIIEMPQPTGEHEDIVGFLAEKLTLEYVRLHLSYSIPKTALVKSASSESAYSPDILLLNRSHLVNEPFWKKESTVTLGQSIPLVIEVVSTNWRDDYYKKYGEYEEIGIAEYWIVDYLALGARKLIGNPKKPTVSVYFLVDGEYQVTQYRENERIQSFVVPELSLTAEQIFKAGVI from the coding sequence ATGGTTTACTCCTTACCAAAACCAACAAGTTTTTCTGAATTTATTCAGTGGAAACCCGATAGCAAACGCTATGAACTCCATGAAGGAGTAATTATTGAAATGCCACAACCGACGGGAGAACATGAAGATATTGTAGGGTTTTTAGCTGAAAAACTGACCTTAGAATATGTGCGCCTCCATCTTTCTTATTCTATACCGAAAACGGCACTGGTTAAATCAGCTTCGAGCGAGTCGGCTTACTCGCCCGATATCTTATTATTGAATCGTTCTCATTTGGTGAATGAACCTTTCTGGAAGAAAGAATCTACTGTAACTTTGGGTCAGTCTATTCCTTTAGTAATTGAAGTCGTGAGCACGAATTGGCGAGATGATTATTATAAAAAATATGGAGAGTACGAAGAAATTGGAATTGCTGAATATTGGATTGTAGATTATCTAGCTCTGGGTGCTCGTAAATTGATTGGTAATCCCAAAAAACCAACTGTTTCTGTTTACTTTTTAGTCGATGGAGAATACCAAGTGACTCAATATCGAGAAAATGAGCGTATTCAGTCCTTCGTTGTTCCAGAGCTAAGTTTAACGGCTGAACAAATATTTAAAGCCGGAGTGATTTAA